Proteins encoded within one genomic window of Candidatus Brevundimonas colombiensis:
- a CDS encoding recombinase family protein — protein MKRAGIYLRVSTDQQTTENQLRILTEVAERSGWTIVRVFEDAGISGAKGRDQRPGYDALLKAVHRREVDIVAAYAVDRLGRSLTDLVAFLGDIQARGCDLYLHQQSVDTSTPSGRMLFQMLAVFSEFERELVRGRVRAGLARARAKGVAFGRPSLSPDRVAGVEKALKDGQSIRAVAKATGTSTASVQRIKRAMLTVEEDRLESVAS, from the coding sequence ATGAAGCGCGCTGGCATCTATCTTCGGGTCTCGACCGATCAGCAGACGACCGAGAACCAACTCCGCATCCTGACCGAGGTGGCCGAGCGATCCGGCTGGACCATCGTCAGGGTGTTCGAGGATGCCGGTATCAGCGGCGCGAAGGGGCGGGATCAACGGCCGGGCTACGACGCCCTTCTGAAGGCCGTCCATCGTCGAGAGGTGGACATCGTGGCCGCATACGCCGTTGACCGTCTGGGACGCTCCCTGACCGATCTGGTGGCCTTCCTCGGCGACATCCAAGCTCGGGGCTGCGACCTCTACCTTCACCAGCAGTCGGTCGATACCTCGACGCCCTCGGGGCGCATGCTCTTCCAGATGCTGGCGGTGTTTTCCGAATTCGAGCGCGAACTGGTCAGGGGCAGGGTCCGAGCGGGCCTCGCTCGCGCTCGTGCCAAGGGCGTCGCGTTCGGTCGGCCCAGTTTGTCGCCCGACCGTGTGGCGGGGGTCGAGAAGGCCCTGAAGGACGGTCAGAGCATCCGGGCGGTAGCGAAGGCGACCGGCACCTCCACGGCCTCGGTCCAGCGCATCAAACGCGCCATGCTCACGGTCGAGGAAGATCGTCTGGAGAGCGTTGCCTCCTGA
- a CDS encoding SDR family oxidoreductase: MDLKLQDRRALICGGSSGLGRAVAMALVAEGVHVVLLSRDAAALTEAAEALNAMGPGRAGFVTADLADHAGLLKAVDQAEVQLGGPVEILLNNTGGPPPSGVSGLEPDVWRDHFESMVLSIFRLTDRVLPAMRAAGWGRILNVASITVVEPSAALGVSNTLRASVAAWAKTLANEVGPDGVTVNTLLPGRIDTPRIARLDQAAAERTGVTPQQARADSVRSIPVGRIGATEEFGATAAFLASPLAAYITGSLIRLDGGAIKAI, translated from the coding sequence ATGGACCTGAAACTTCAAGACAGGCGCGCCCTGATCTGCGGCGGTTCGTCCGGCCTGGGGCGGGCGGTCGCGATGGCCCTGGTGGCCGAGGGCGTCCACGTGGTCCTGTTGTCGCGCGACGCGGCGGCTCTGACGGAGGCGGCCGAGGCGTTGAACGCCATGGGGCCGGGGCGAGCGGGCTTCGTCACGGCGGACCTGGCCGACCATGCGGGCCTGTTGAAGGCCGTCGATCAGGCCGAGGTGCAGCTGGGCGGGCCGGTCGAGATCCTGCTGAACAACACCGGCGGGCCGCCGCCGTCCGGCGTTTCAGGGCTGGAACCCGACGTCTGGCGCGACCATTTCGAATCCATGGTGCTGTCGATCTTCCGCCTGACCGATCGGGTGCTGCCGGCCATGCGGGCGGCGGGCTGGGGGCGGATATTGAATGTGGCGTCGATCACGGTGGTCGAGCCGTCGGCGGCGCTGGGGGTGTCAAACACCTTGCGGGCCTCGGTCGCCGCCTGGGCCAAGACCCTGGCCAACGAGGTCGGACCGGACGGCGTGACCGTCAACACCCTGTTGCCCGGACGGATCGACACGCCGCGCATCGCCAGGCTGGATCAGGCGGCGGCCGAGCGAACGGGCGTGACGCCGCAACAGGCGCGCGCGGATTCTGTCAGGTCCATTCCCGTCGGCCGCATCGGCGCGACCGAGGAGTTCGGCGCGACCGCCGCCTTCCTGGCCAGCCCGTTGGCGGCCTATATCACCGGCTCGCTGATCCGGCTGGACGGCGGGGCGATCAAGGCGATCTAA
- a CDS encoding NAD(P)-dependent oxidoreductase, translating to MSIDILVIGLPALADDMLTRQAPDRGWTLHRPGPDGLPRPETAGRILAIAASGAVSVDARLIDTLPALKIISVHAVGYDLTDVAHARSRGVVVTHTPDVLNDDVADLALLLALGTLRRLPAMDAYVRAGRWASEGPPPLSRRAAGLRYGLLGLGRIGRAIAERLAPLAGEIAYHTRRPVADAPWRHVPDLVDLAAQVDVLVVIVPGGASTRGLVSSEVLKALGPDGVLVNVARGEVVDQDALVAALTSGALGGAGLDVFADEPNVPQALIDSDRCVLTPHVASATVQTREAMAELMIANLQAVLSDRPPISPVPD from the coding sequence ATGAGCATCGACATACTGGTGATCGGCCTGCCCGCCCTGGCCGACGACATGCTGACCCGTCAGGCGCCCGACCGGGGCTGGACCCTGCATCGTCCTGGCCCGGACGGCCTGCCGCGGCCCGAAACGGCCGGGCGCATCCTGGCCATCGCGGCGTCCGGCGCCGTCAGCGTGGACGCCCGGCTGATCGACACTCTGCCGGCCCTGAAGATCATTTCGGTTCACGCCGTCGGCTATGACCTGACCGACGTGGCCCACGCCCGATCGCGCGGCGTGGTCGTGACCCATACGCCCGATGTGCTGAACGACGACGTGGCGGATCTGGCCCTGCTGCTGGCGCTGGGGACGCTGCGCCGACTGCCCGCCATGGACGCCTATGTCCGCGCCGGACGCTGGGCGTCGGAGGGGCCGCCGCCCCTGTCGCGCCGCGCTGCAGGGCTGAGATACGGACTGCTGGGTCTGGGCCGCATCGGCCGGGCCATTGCCGAACGGCTGGCGCCGCTGGCTGGAGAGATCGCCTATCACACCCGCCGCCCCGTCGCCGACGCGCCCTGGCGGCATGTGCCGGACCTGGTCGATCTGGCGGCCCAGGTCGATGTGCTGGTCGTCATCGTGCCGGGCGGCGCCTCGACGCGCGGCCTGGTCTCGTCCGAGGTGCTGAAGGCCCTGGGTCCAGACGGCGTCCTGGTCAATGTGGCGCGCGGCGAGGTGGTGGATCAGGACGCCCTGGTCGCGGCCCTGACCTCGGGCGCCTTGGGCGGCGCGGGCCTGGACGTCTTCGCCGACGAGCCCAACGTGCCCCAGGCCCTGATCGACAGCGATCGCTGCGTCCTGACGCCCCACGTCGCCTCGGCCACCGTTCAGACGCGAGAGGCCATGGCCGAACTGATGATCGCCAATCTGCAGGCCGTGCTGTCGGACCGCCCGCCGATCAGTCCGGTTCCCGACTGA
- a CDS encoding tyrosine recombinase XerC — MTAPDALRAWLDHLAHERRLSPRTLEAYGHIGRLYVAFLERHRGEALSLGDLGTITAAEVRAHMAERRQGSKAAGDHPLAARSLSQTLSAIRGFHAFLDRRLDTPAPQLALVRGPKAKPSLPRPVTEDQARGLLAEPDADPDAEPWEAARDRAVLTLLYGCGLRISEGLSLTRADAPLGEALRIVGKGSKTRIVPVLPAVRQAVDAYLALQPFPLQPADALFRARRGGPLSPRHVQASVQRLRGRLGLPERTTPHALRHSFATHLLGAGADLRSIQELLGHASLSTTQKYTGVDADRLLNAYAAAHPRA, encoded by the coding sequence ATGACCGCTCCCGACGCCCTGCGCGCCTGGCTGGATCATCTGGCGCACGAACGGCGGCTGTCGCCCCGCACCCTGGAGGCCTATGGCCACATCGGCCGGCTGTATGTCGCCTTTCTGGAGCGCCATCGCGGCGAGGCGCTGTCGCTGGGCGATCTTGGAACCATCACCGCCGCCGAAGTCCGCGCCCATATGGCCGAGCGCCGCCAGGGTTCAAAGGCGGCGGGCGATCATCCGCTGGCGGCCCGTTCGCTCAGCCAGACCCTGTCGGCCATCCGCGGCTTTCACGCCTTTCTGGACCGGCGGCTGGATACGCCCGCGCCGCAGCTGGCCCTGGTGCGCGGTCCCAAGGCCAAGCCCAGCCTGCCCCGCCCGGTCACGGAGGATCAGGCGCGCGGCCTGCTGGCCGAACCGGACGCCGATCCCGACGCCGAACCGTGGGAGGCCGCGCGCGACCGCGCCGTCCTGACCCTGTTGTACGGCTGCGGCCTGCGGATATCGGAGGGGCTGTCCCTGACGCGCGCCGACGCGCCGCTGGGCGAGGCGTTGCGGATCGTCGGCAAGGGATCAAAGACCCGGATCGTCCCCGTCCTGCCCGCCGTGCGCCAGGCGGTGGACGCCTATCTGGCGCTCCAGCCGTTTCCGCTCCAGCCCGCCGACGCCCTGTTCCGCGCCCGGCGCGGCGGACCTTTGAGCCCCCGCCACGTCCAGGCCTCGGTCCAGCGGCTGCGTGGACGTCTCGGCCTGCCCGAACGCACCACCCCCCACGCCCTGCGCCACAGTTTCGCGACCCATCTGCTGGGCGCCGGCGCCGATCTGCGCTCCATTCAGGAGTTGCTGGGCCACGCCAGCCTGTCGACCACCCAGAAATACACCGGCGTCGATGCGGATAGACTTTTGAACGCCTATGCGGCCGCCCATCCGCGCGCCTAG
- a CDS encoding DUF484 family protein, which translates to MDLFETSETDVTPHIGDGLHWPEVRGWLQTHPQTLLDDRSLLEEIGLRPHGRNVVDFGAAALTRLEAVAEREAGARREVEMVARANFAAQTQTHVSTLDLMESRNHSDLARRLDGAAQARFGLAGAAIALEKPGGVPFGWRALEEGDVDNLLGEHGLTWLGPMITGLNFFGAAEDQVKSIALVRMAPHLTPGGPPRPCLCAFGSPEPEGFTPNMGCELAAFLARVVERMAERWPILN; encoded by the coding sequence TTGGACCTCTTCGAAACGTCGGAAACGGACGTAACCCCGCACATCGGCGATGGCCTGCATTGGCCCGAGGTGCGCGGCTGGTTGCAGACTCACCCGCAGACCCTGCTGGACGACCGCTCCCTGCTGGAAGAAATCGGCCTGCGCCCGCACGGACGCAATGTGGTGGACTTCGGCGCCGCCGCCCTGACCCGGCTGGAAGCCGTCGCCGAGCGCGAGGCCGGCGCCCGGCGCGAGGTCGAGATGGTCGCCCGCGCCAACTTCGCCGCCCAGACCCAGACCCACGTCTCCACCCTGGACCTGATGGAATCGCGCAACCATTCCGACCTGGCGCGGCGTCTGGACGGCGCGGCCCAGGCCCGGTTCGGTCTGGCCGGGGCCGCCATCGCCCTGGAAAAGCCCGGCGGCGTGCCCTTCGGCTGGCGCGCGCTGGAAGAGGGCGACGTCGACAACCTTCTGGGCGAACACGGCCTGACCTGGCTTGGGCCGATGATCACCGGGCTGAATTTCTTCGGCGCGGCCGAGGATCAGGTGAAGTCCATCGCCCTGGTCCGCATGGCCCCGCACCTGACGCCCGGCGGCCCGCCGCGTCCCTGCCTGTGCGCCTTCGGCTCGCCCGAACCCGAAGGTTTCACCCCAAACATGGGCTGCGAGCTGGCCGCCTTCCTGGCGCGCGTGGTTGAGCGGATGGCCGAGCGATGGCCCATTCTGAACTGA
- the fsa gene encoding fructose-6-phosphate aldolase — protein MKLFLDTADVAVIKDMVPTGMVDGVTTNPSLIAKSGRNIAEVIAEICALVEGPISAEAVSLDFETMVKEGDKLAAIAPNVVVKLPLTWDGLRACRVFSDKGIKTNVTLCFSAAQALLAAKAGATFVSPFVGRLEDNGADGIGLLEEIRVLYDVHGFETQILAASLRNVGHVAAAAVAGSDAATFGADTFKALVNHPLTDKGLDAFVADWAKTGQSIL, from the coding sequence ATGAAACTCTTTCTCGATACCGCCGATGTCGCCGTCATCAAGGACATGGTCCCCACCGGCATGGTGGACGGCGTCACCACCAATCCGTCGCTGATCGCCAAGTCGGGCCGTAACATCGCCGAGGTCATCGCCGAAATCTGCGCCCTGGTCGAGGGGCCGATTTCCGCCGAGGCCGTGTCGCTGGATTTCGAGACCATGGTCAAGGAGGGCGACAAGCTGGCCGCCATCGCCCCGAACGTGGTCGTCAAACTGCCGCTGACCTGGGATGGGCTGCGCGCCTGCCGCGTCTTCTCCGACAAGGGGATCAAGACCAACGTCACCCTGTGCTTCTCGGCCGCCCAGGCCCTGTTGGCCGCCAAGGCCGGCGCGACCTTCGTTTCGCCCTTCGTCGGCCGGCTTGAGGACAACGGCGCCGACGGGATCGGTCTCTTGGAAGAAATCCGCGTCCTGTACGACGTCCACGGTTTCGAGACCCAAATCCTGGCCGCCAGCTTGCGCAACGTCGGCCATGTGGCCGCCGCCGCCGTCGCCGGATCGGACGCCGCCACCTTCGGCGCCGACACCTTCAAGGCGCTGGTGAACCACCCGTTAACCGACAAGGGTCTTGATGCCTTCGTGGCGGACTGGGCCAAGACGGGCCAATCCATCTTGTAG
- a CDS encoding primosomal protein N': MKVASVLIPLPVPEAFDYEVPEALTLTRGDQVAVPLGPRLIRGVVSEVFETTGSNRRLKAVDSLLDDPALPPGVVDFVEWAGRWTLSAPGEMAATALKGLRAPRPRPERRVRRIGQRAPSRATPARTGVLEALGERAMTATDLARAAGVSSGVVKGLIDEGVLEVIEIEARAAFDRPDPDHAPASLNGDQAAAAKAMADGAAGGGFRPFLLDGVTGSGKTEAYLEAVARVLRADPAAQILILLPEIALTQALIERITARFGAAPAEWHSGVAPPRRRQVWEAVVAGRCNIVVGARSALFLPFVNLRLIVVDEEHDGSFKQEEGLVYHGRDLAVARARIEGAAVVLASATPSLETLWNAQSGRYDWLKLGARHGTAVLPDIDLIDLRAAPPDPQTWLSQPLRLAIGETLARGEQTLLFLNRRGYAPVVLCRACGHRLTAPDTDSWLVEHRYTGRLVCHLTGFSMPRPKLCPSCGAEDSLVSVGPGVERVEEEVRQLFPEARTAVFSSDTAPDAKSARALIKRMTDGEIDILVATQAAAKGHNFPRLTLVGVVDADLGLRGGDLRAAERTYQLMAQATGRAGRADKPGRALLQTWTPEHPVLMALAAGDRDAFVEAEMAEREAASLPPYGRLAAIILSSENAQALEKTAADLAQAIPNAERLEVYGPADAPLALVRGRRRKRLLVRADRDVNLQAFLRAWLARVKAPGSVRLTVDVDPYSFL, encoded by the coding sequence GTGAAAGTCGCGTCGGTCCTCATTCCCCTGCCGGTGCCCGAAGCCTTCGACTACGAGGTTCCCGAGGCGCTGACCCTGACGCGCGGCGATCAGGTCGCCGTGCCCTTGGGGCCGCGCCTGATCCGGGGCGTGGTGTCGGAGGTGTTCGAGACGACGGGCTCGAACCGGCGGCTGAAGGCGGTGGACAGTCTGCTGGACGATCCGGCCCTGCCGCCGGGCGTGGTCGATTTCGTGGAATGGGCCGGGCGCTGGACCCTGTCGGCGCCGGGCGAGATGGCGGCGACGGCGCTGAAGGGCCTGCGCGCGCCGCGTCCCCGGCCCGAGCGTCGGGTGCGGCGGATCGGCCAGCGTGCGCCCTCGCGGGCGACCCCGGCGCGGACCGGCGTGCTGGAGGCCTTGGGCGAGCGGGCGATGACGGCGACCGACCTGGCGCGGGCGGCGGGCGTCTCGTCCGGCGTGGTCAAGGGGCTGATCGACGAAGGCGTGCTGGAGGTCATCGAGATCGAGGCCCGGGCGGCCTTCGACCGGCCGGATCCCGACCATGCGCCCGCGTCGCTGAACGGCGACCAGGCGGCGGCGGCCAAGGCCATGGCGGACGGCGCGGCAGGCGGCGGCTTCCGTCCCTTCCTGCTGGATGGGGTCACGGGATCAGGCAAGACGGAAGCTTATCTGGAGGCGGTCGCGCGGGTGCTGCGGGCCGATCCGGCGGCCCAGATCCTGATCCTGCTGCCCGAGATCGCCCTGACCCAGGCCCTGATCGAACGGATCACGGCCCGGTTCGGCGCGGCTCCGGCCGAATGGCATTCCGGCGTCGCCCCGCCGCGCCGCCGACAGGTGTGGGAGGCGGTGGTCGCCGGCCGCTGCAACATCGTGGTGGGGGCGCGGTCGGCCCTGTTCCTGCCCTTCGTCAACCTGCGGCTGATCGTGGTGGACGAGGAGCACGACGGCTCTTTCAAACAGGAGGAGGGGCTGGTCTACCACGGGCGCGACCTGGCGGTGGCGCGGGCGCGGATCGAGGGGGCGGCGGTGGTCCTGGCCTCGGCGACGCCGTCGCTGGAGACGCTGTGGAACGCCCAGAGCGGGCGTTACGACTGGCTGAAGCTGGGCGCGCGTCACGGCACGGCGGTGCTGCCCGACATCGACCTGATCGACCTGCGCGCCGCGCCGCCCGATCCCCAGACCTGGCTGTCGCAGCCGTTGCGCCTGGCCATCGGCGAGACCCTGGCGCGGGGCGAGCAGACCCTGCTGTTCCTGAACCGGCGCGGCTACGCGCCCGTGGTCCTGTGCCGGGCCTGCGGGCATCGGCTGACGGCGCCCGATACCGACAGCTGGCTGGTCGAGCATCGCTACACCGGGCGGCTGGTCTGTCACCTGACCGGCTTTTCCATGCCGCGTCCGAAACTGTGCCCGTCGTGCGGGGCCGAGGATTCGCTGGTCTCGGTCGGGCCGGGCGTGGAGCGGGTCGAGGAAGAGGTGCGCCAGCTGTTCCCCGAGGCGCGGACGGCGGTCTTCAGCTCCGACACCGCGCCCGACGCCAAATCGGCCCGCGCCCTGATCAAGCGCATGACGGACGGCGAGATCGATATTCTGGTGGCGACCCAGGCCGCGGCCAAGGGTCACAACTTCCCGCGCCTGACGCTGGTGGGGGTGGTGGATGCGGACCTTGGGCTGCGCGGCGGCGACCTGCGGGCGGCCGAGCGGACCTATCAGCTGATGGCCCAGGCGACGGGGCGGGCGGGGCGGGCGGACAAGCCGGGCCGGGCCCTGTTGCAGACCTGGACGCCCGAACATCCGGTGCTAATGGCCCTGGCGGCGGGCGACCGCGACGCCTTCGTCGAGGCCGAGATGGCCGAGCGCGAGGCCGCGTCCCTGCCGCCCTATGGCCGTCTGGCGGCGATCATCCTGTCCAGCGAGAATGCGCAGGCGTTGGAGAAGACGGCCGCCGACCTGGCCCAGGCCATCCCCAACGCCGAACGGCTGGAGGTCTATGGCCCCGCCGATGCGCCGCTGGCCCTGGTGCGGGGGCGGCGCAGGAAGCGGCTGCTGGTGCGGGCCGACCGGGACGTGAACCTTCAGGCCTTCCTGCGGGCCTGGCTGGCGCGGGTCAAGGCGCCGGGTTCGGTGCGGCTGACGGTCGACGTGGACCCCTATTCCTTCCTTTAG
- a CDS encoding Tat pathway signal protein, with translation MASCMERRALFGLAVAATAAAATAPAARASSEGGGAASAETYFRLPIITASIIRADGRRGVLTIETGVDVPDAALRTRAQQSAPRLRAAYNTAAQRFGAGLRPGAVPDVDRLAADLQAATNTTLGRPGARVLLGTVMAI, from the coding sequence ATGGCTTCCTGCATGGAACGCCGCGCCCTTTTCGGACTGGCCGTCGCCGCGACGGCGGCCGCCGCCACCGCCCCCGCCGCCCGCGCCTCTTCGGAAGGCGGCGGCGCGGCCTCGGCCGAGACCTATTTCCGCCTGCCGATCATCACCGCCTCGATCATTCGCGCCGACGGGCGGCGGGGGGTTCTGACCATCGAGACGGGCGTGGACGTACCCGACGCGGCGCTTCGCACCCGCGCCCAGCAGTCCGCGCCCCGCCTGCGCGCCGCCTACAACACCGCCGCCCAGCGGTTCGGCGCGGGCCTTCGCCCCGGCGCCGTGCCCGATGTCGACCGCCTGGCCGCCGATCTTCAGGCCGCCACCAATACGACCCTGGGCCGCCCCGGCGCCCGCGTCCTGCTCGGCACGGTCATGGCCATCTGA
- the bioB gene encoding biotin synthase BioB, whose product MADDLSPYLSARLDAAQPRHDWTLDEVEALFARPFMELVFDAASVHRRWFDPSQVQKSQLLSIKTGGCAENCGYCSQSASFKTGLKAEKLMEPTAVIAEAMAAKAGGASRFCMGAAWRELKDRDTPKLAAMIAGVKALGLETCATLGMLTADQARQLKDAGLDYYNHNLDTGPDYYAEVVTTRSYQDRLDTLEHVRDAGMSTCCGGIVGMGEARRDRAGLLHALATLPVHPDSLPVNALVPVTGTPLGERVLKSGEIDPIEFVRTVAVARLVCPKAMVRLSAGRETMSPEMQALCFLAGANSIFVGGKLLTTPNPEQDEDARLFALLDLKPMPVGATAG is encoded by the coding sequence ATGGCCGATGATCTGTCCCCTTATCTTTCCGCCCGCCTCGACGCGGCGCAGCCCCGCCACGACTGGACTCTGGATGAGGTCGAGGCCCTGTTCGCCCGCCCGTTCATGGAACTGGTGTTCGACGCGGCCTCGGTCCACCGTCGCTGGTTCGACCCCAGCCAGGTCCAGAAGTCGCAGCTGCTGTCGATCAAGACCGGCGGCTGCGCCGAGAACTGCGGCTATTGCTCGCAATCGGCCAGTTTCAAGACCGGGCTGAAGGCCGAAAAACTGATGGAGCCGACCGCCGTCATCGCCGAGGCCATGGCCGCCAAGGCCGGGGGCGCCAGCCGCTTCTGCATGGGCGCGGCCTGGCGCGAGCTGAAGGATCGCGACACGCCCAAACTGGCCGCGATGATCGCGGGCGTGAAGGCCCTGGGGCTGGAAACCTGCGCCACCCTGGGCATGTTGACCGCCGATCAGGCGCGTCAGCTCAAGGACGCGGGTCTCGACTATTACAACCACAATCTCGACACCGGCCCCGACTACTACGCCGAGGTCGTCACCACCCGCAGCTATCAGGACCGGCTGGACACGCTGGAGCACGTCCGCGACGCGGGCATGAGCACCTGTTGCGGGGGCATCGTCGGCATGGGCGAGGCGCGACGGGACCGCGCCGGCCTGCTGCACGCCCTGGCCACCCTGCCCGTCCACCCCGACAGCCTGCCGGTCAACGCCCTGGTGCCCGTCACCGGCACGCCGCTGGGCGAGCGCGTTCTGAAATCGGGTGAGATCGATCCCATCGAGTTCGTCCGCACCGTCGCCGTCGCCCGCCTGGTCTGTCCCAAGGCGATGGTGCGGCTGTCGGCCGGGCGCGAGACCATGAGCCCGGAGATGCAGGCCCTGTGCTTCCTCGCCGGCGCCAACTCCATCTTCGTCGGAGGAAAGCTGCTGACCACGCCCAATCCCGAGCAGGACGAGGACGCCCGCCTGTTCGCCCTGCTGGACCTGAAGCCCATGCCGGTCGGCGCAACGGCGGGTTAA
- a CDS encoding methyl-accepting chemotaxis protein: MSDIAIQQRTAFAGLAEPSAAYHAMQDILRAAAPGALDAFYDRIRATPETRRFFHDDAHMTRARTAQIGHWDAIIDGRIDEDYGRAVTTIGRTHARIGLEPRWYIGGYGVLLGELIKAVATRPRKIFAGPAHDRQTGEALAELNQRALLDMDLAIATYLDALAIERDQVAAAKAEAEARQTQVVAALGQALKTLAEGDLGVAIQADFPPEYATLKDDFNAAAASLRQAFGAVADSAEAVRTGSGELAIASDDLAVRTERQAAGLERTAATAEEIAAGVEQTAMGAQDTAQAVVAVRRDVEHGGSVVDETTQAMAAIRDSSQEIARFTSLIDEIAFQTNLLALNAGVEAARAGDAGRGFAVVAAEVRALAQRSAEASGEIRTLIATSAAQVARGVELVQRTGEALHSIGVRVAAVDDLAGGMATASRHQADRLAEVRQALGQLDEITQQNAAMTEQATAASRQLANEAETLARQIAGFRFDQADVAQTSRSRRAA, translated from the coding sequence ATGTCCGACATCGCGATCCAACAGCGCACAGCCTTCGCCGGACTGGCCGAGCCGTCGGCCGCCTACCACGCCATGCAGGACATCCTGCGCGCCGCCGCGCCGGGCGCCCTGGACGCCTTTTACGACCGTATCCGCGCCACCCCCGAAACGCGGCGCTTCTTCCATGACGACGCCCATATGACCCGCGCCAGGACCGCCCAGATCGGACACTGGGACGCCATTATCGACGGGCGGATCGACGAGGACTATGGCCGCGCCGTCACCACCATCGGCCGCACCCACGCCCGCATCGGCCTGGAGCCGCGCTGGTACATCGGCGGCTACGGCGTGCTGCTGGGCGAGTTGATCAAGGCGGTGGCGACCCGCCCGCGCAAGATCTTTGCCGGCCCCGCCCACGACCGTCAGACGGGCGAGGCCCTGGCCGAGCTGAACCAGCGCGCCCTGCTGGACATGGACCTGGCCATCGCCACCTATCTGGACGCCCTGGCGATCGAGCGCGATCAGGTCGCCGCCGCCAAGGCCGAGGCCGAAGCCCGCCAGACCCAGGTGGTCGCCGCCCTGGGCCAGGCGCTGAAGACGCTGGCCGAAGGCGACCTCGGCGTCGCGATCCAGGCCGACTTCCCGCCCGAATACGCGACGCTGAAGGACGATTTCAACGCCGCCGCCGCCAGCCTGCGCCAGGCCTTCGGCGCCGTGGCCGACAGCGCCGAAGCGGTCCGGACCGGCTCGGGCGAACTGGCCATCGCCTCGGACGACCTGGCCGTGCGCACCGAACGCCAGGCCGCCGGGCTGGAACGCACCGCTGCAACCGCCGAGGAGATCGCCGCCGGCGTTGAACAGACCGCCATGGGCGCCCAGGACACCGCCCAGGCCGTCGTGGCCGTCCGCCGCGACGTCGAACATGGCGGCTCCGTGGTGGACGAGACCACCCAGGCCATGGCCGCCATCCGCGATTCCTCGCAGGAGATCGCCCGCTTCACATCCCTGATCGACGAAATCGCCTTCCAGACCAATCTCCTGGCGTTGAACGCCGGGGTCGAGGCCGCGCGCGCCGGCGACGCCGGTCGCGGCTTCGCCGTCGTCGCCGCCGAAGTCCGCGCCCTGGCCCAGCGCTCGGCCGAGGCGTCGGGCGAGATCCGCACCCTGATCGCCACATCGGCCGCCCAGGTGGCGCGCGGCGTCGAACTGGTCCAGCGGACTGGCGAAGCCCTGCACAGCATCGGCGTGCGCGTCGCGGCGGTCGACGACCTGGCCGGCGGCATGGCCACGGCTTCGCGCCATCAGGCCGATCGCCTGGCCGAGGTGCGACAGGCCCTGGGACAGCTGGACGAAATCACCCAGCAGAACGCCGCCATGACCGAACAGGCCACCGCCGCCAGCCGCCAGCTGGCCAACGAGGCCGAAACCCTGGCCCGCCAGATCGCGGGCTTCCGTTTCGACCAGGCCGACGTCGCCCAGACCAGCCGCTCGCGTCGCGCGGCGTAG